A genomic region of Methylobacterium durans contains the following coding sequences:
- a CDS encoding PRC-barrel domain-containing protein produces the protein MTDATLDDGPRSLIASDRVIGTDVRRPDGERVGRIERLMLDKASGRVAYAVMSFGGFLGLGGGYHTLPWSVLRFVPDFDAYVVDVTEEQLRSAPPRTPEGTDPSEDRAWEEHVHRYYNAAPYWGV, from the coding sequence GTGACCGATGCAACCTTGGACGACGGCCCCCGCAGCCTGATCGCCAGCGACCGGGTGATCGGCACCGACGTGCGGCGGCCGGACGGCGAGCGGGTCGGCCGCATCGAGCGCCTGATGCTCGACAAGGCATCGGGGCGCGTCGCCTACGCGGTGATGAGCTTCGGCGGGTTCCTGGGGCTCGGCGGGGGCTATCACACCCTGCCGTGGAGCGTGCTGCGCTTCGTGCCGGATTTCGACGCTTACGTGGTCGACGTGACGGAGGAGCAGCTCCGCAGTGCGCCGCCCCGCACGCCAGAGGGCACGGACCCGTCCGAGGATCGCGCCTGGGAGGAGCACGTCCACCGCTATTACAACGCGGCGCCCTACTGGGGCGTGTGA
- a CDS encoding ParB-like protein — MAIREPILKPVPIAELRPTQITVGYREVEEKRRRWREHDTDKKAEFLGAHMIPTLLGPKKRHYVIDHHHLGRALQLEGVETVLVTVVADLHKLDKDAFWTVCDHRAWSHPYDAEGVRVGFDDIPKTVADLVDDPYRSLAGELRRAGGFAKDTTPFSEFLWADFLRRRVKAKRIRTDFSAALEEAMALAKSQEAGYLPGWCGPVE; from the coding sequence ATGGCGATCCGCGAACCGATCCTGAAGCCCGTCCCGATCGCCGAGCTGCGCCCGACGCAGATCACGGTCGGCTACCGGGAGGTCGAGGAGAAGCGCCGGCGCTGGCGCGAGCACGACACGGACAAGAAGGCCGAATTTCTCGGCGCCCACATGATCCCGACCCTGCTCGGCCCGAAGAAGCGCCACTACGTCATCGATCACCACCACCTCGGCCGCGCCCTCCAGCTCGAAGGCGTCGAGACCGTGCTCGTCACCGTGGTGGCCGACCTTCACAAGCTCGACAAGGACGCGTTCTGGACGGTCTGCGACCATCGGGCCTGGTCCCATCCCTACGATGCGGAGGGCGTGCGGGTCGGCTTCGACGACATTCCCAAGACGGTGGCCGATCTCGTCGACGACCCCTATCGCAGCCTCGCGGGCGAGCTGCGACGGGCCGGGGGCTTCGCCAAGGATACGACGCCGTTCAGCGAGTTCCTGTGGGCGGACTTCCTGCGCCGCCGCGTCAAGGCGAAGCGCATCCGAACCGATTTCTCGGCGGCCCTCGAGGAGGCGATGGCCCTCGCGAAATCTCAGGAGGCCGGCTACCTGCCCGGCTGGTGCGGCCCGGTGGAGTAA
- a CDS encoding EVE domain-containing protein → MAYWLFKSEPATWSWEQQVAAGEGGTYWNGVRNHLAKQQMMAMQVGERGFFYHSNDGKAVVGIVEVIRPYYPDHTDASGRFGMVDVRALEPMPRPVTLDAIKAEEGLTDMVLVNNSRLSVQPVTEAEWRLVRAMGGLG, encoded by the coding sequence ATGGCATACTGGCTCTTCAAATCCGAACCTGCGACCTGGTCCTGGGAGCAGCAGGTCGCGGCGGGGGAGGGCGGCACCTACTGGAACGGCGTGCGCAATCACCTCGCCAAGCAGCAGATGATGGCGATGCAGGTGGGCGAGCGGGGCTTCTTCTACCACTCGAACGACGGCAAGGCGGTGGTCGGCATCGTCGAGGTGATCCGGCCCTATTACCCGGACCACACCGACGCGAGCGGGCGCTTCGGGATGGTGGACGTCCGCGCACTCGAGCCGATGCCGCGTCCTGTCACCCTCGACGCCATCAAGGCGGAGGAGGGGCTCACGGACATGGTTCTCGTCAACAATTCGCGGCTCTCGGTCCAGCCGGTGACGGAAGCCGAGTGGCGGCTCGTGCGCGCGATGGGCGGGCTCGGCTGA